The proteins below come from a single Lactobacillus johnsonii genomic window:
- a CDS encoding nitroreductase, which yields MDFKDVLASEHATRKFTDQRVSEKTVIKVIEEAQRTPSLLNSQPWRIYVAEGEVAKAIRKDHEDKVLAHEKPHEDFASLLKVEWDTFPSKNMATMSETLDYFLRGESDAFDQAQIKLFNAPVIVFLTIPKKSPAWSIFDLGAFSQTLMLAANNRGLSTMPAHAFVKYPDVIRKYLDIPEDESIGIGIGLGYPNKKAAINNYKSKRVSLDEVLKIKKDI from the coding sequence ATGGATTTTAAAGATGTTTTAGCAAGTGAACATGCAACAAGAAAGTTTACTGATCAAAGAGTAAGCGAAAAAACTGTGATTAAGGTAATCGAAGAGGCTCAAAGAACGCCATCATTACTAAATTCACAACCATGGCGAATTTATGTGGCTGAAGGTGAGGTTGCAAAAGCAATAAGAAAAGATCATGAAGATAAGGTCTTGGCTCATGAAAAACCACATGAAGATTTTGCTTCATTGCTAAAAGTTGAGTGGGATACGTTTCCAAGTAAGAATATGGCAACAATGAGTGAAACTTTAGATTACTTTTTACGTGGTGAATCTGATGCTTTCGATCAAGCTCAAATAAAATTGTTTAACGCTCCGGTGATAGTATTTTTGACTATTCCTAAAAAATCTCCAGCTTGGTCAATTTTTGACTTAGGTGCGTTTTCGCAAACCTTAATGTTAGCTGCTAATAATCGTGGTTTAAGTACAATGCCAGCTCATGCTTTCGTTAAGTACCCAGATGTAATAAGAAAATATTTGGATATTCCAGAAGATGAATCAATTGGAATTGGTATTGGTTTAGGATATCCGAACAAGAAAGCAGCAATCAATAATTATAAGTCTAAACGTGTATCGTTAGATGAAGTTTTAAAGATTAAAAAAGATATCTAA
- a CDS encoding hemolysin family protein, with translation MSTSTITTNLIVIFITFLIAIFFVVAEFALVQTRSSQLEDMLANGQGNPKKLKRALHMVHNLNESLSTTQVGTTLVGVILGWIGQGTIEELLTDVFKMTPWFGAKTSGVLGATLGVVLLTYLEVVVTEIVPKNIAIDMPVKCLMAVVTPLAAFHTIVYPFVWLLNHSANGLLHLLGMQSADEESEVYSQSEILRLSRNAVTGGSLDKDDLLYMERAFELNDKVAKDIMTDRTQLQVLNATDDVKTALEKYIKDGFSRFPVVRDNDKDDVVGYVYAYDIVSQDQENPNVPITRIIRAIITVPESMLIQDILKLMIKKHTPIVLVVDEYGGTSGIVTDKDIYEELFGSIKDEIDDVSDEYIVRDDHGNIHVSGKTTLYDFERYFHTKLKAFEDSDIITIGGYMMEHYPNLKRGESVDLEGFKFKLVNIEQGFMRWFIVSKIDQASENDDSENSDQNDKEKDK, from the coding sequence TTGTCTACAAGTACTATAACTACTAATTTAATTGTTATTTTCATAACGTTTTTAATTGCAATTTTCTTTGTTGTTGCTGAATTTGCTTTAGTGCAGACTAGATCGAGTCAGCTAGAAGATATGCTGGCAAACGGGCAAGGCAACCCTAAGAAACTAAAGCGTGCTCTACACATGGTTCATAATTTGAATGAGTCATTGTCTACCACTCAAGTAGGTACTACTTTAGTTGGTGTTATTTTAGGTTGGATTGGTCAAGGAACTATTGAAGAACTATTGACCGATGTGTTTAAAATGACACCTTGGTTTGGAGCAAAGACTAGCGGAGTATTAGGAGCAACTTTAGGTGTTGTATTGCTAACTTATTTAGAAGTTGTTGTAACTGAAATTGTTCCTAAGAATATTGCTATTGACATGCCCGTTAAGTGTTTAATGGCAGTTGTTACTCCTTTAGCTGCTTTCCATACGATTGTATATCCATTTGTATGGTTACTTAACCATAGTGCTAATGGATTGCTTCATTTATTAGGGATGCAGTCAGCTGATGAAGAAAGTGAAGTTTATTCACAATCTGAAATCTTACGTTTATCTCGTAACGCTGTAACTGGCGGCTCACTTGATAAAGACGATCTTTTGTACATGGAACGTGCTTTTGAATTAAATGATAAAGTTGCTAAAGATATCATGACAGACCGTACTCAACTTCAAGTTTTAAATGCAACTGATGATGTAAAGACAGCTTTAGAAAAATACATTAAAGATGGTTTCAGCCGTTTTCCAGTTGTGCGTGATAATGATAAAGATGATGTTGTAGGATACGTTTATGCTTATGATATCGTAAGTCAAGATCAGGAAAATCCTAATGTTCCGATTACTAGAATTATTAGAGCGATTATTACTGTGCCTGAATCAATGTTAATTCAAGATATTTTGAAATTAATGATTAAAAAGCACACACCAATTGTTTTAGTAGTTGATGAGTATGGTGGAACAAGTGGAATTGTAACTGATAAAGATATTTATGAAGAACTCTTCGGATCAATTAAGGATGAAATCGATGATGTTTCAGACGAATATATTGTCCGCGATGATCATGGAAATATCCATGTTTCAGGAAAGACTACTTTATACGATTTTGAACGTTACTTCCATACTAAGCTGAAAGCATTCGAAGATAGTGATATTATTACCATCGGTGGTTATATGATGGAACACTATCCTAATTTAAAACGTGGTGAGTCTGTTGATTTAGAAGGCTTTAAGTTTAAGCTAGTAAACATTGAACAAGGATTCATGCGTTGGTTCATCGTTTCTAAGATCGATCAAGCCAGTGAAAATGATGATTCAGAAAATAGCGATCAAAATGATAAAGAAAAAGATAAATAA
- the hpt gene encoding hypoxanthine phosphoribosyltransferase, producing MQNSDNIDNIIDRVLFSQDDIEEICQRLGKRLTEDYAGKFPLVIGVLKGAVYFMTDLTRHMNVKMQNDFMDVSSYGDGFESTGKVRLDIDVQADVKGRDVLLVEDIVDTGHTLKFMKDLLIERGAKSVKCCALLNKTERREDDVVVDYYGSKVENEFVVGYGLDYLNAYRNLPYVGVLKPEVIQANLNR from the coding sequence ATGCAAAATAGTGATAATATTGACAACATTATTGATCGTGTTTTATTTAGTCAAGATGACATCGAAGAGATTTGTCAAAGACTAGGTAAGCGATTAACTGAGGATTATGCTGGTAAGTTTCCATTAGTCATTGGGGTACTAAAGGGTGCTGTATACTTTATGACTGATTTAACACGCCATATGAATGTAAAAATGCAAAATGACTTTATGGATGTTTCAAGCTACGGTGATGGCTTTGAATCAACTGGTAAAGTTAGATTAGATATTGACGTTCAAGCAGATGTTAAGGGTAGAGATGTATTACTGGTTGAAGATATTGTTGATACTGGTCATACTCTAAAATTTATGAAGGATCTATTAATTGAACGTGGCGCAAAGAGTGTAAAGTGTTGCGCACTTCTTAATAAGACAGAACGCCGTGAAGATGATGTAGTTGTAGATTACTATGGCTCAAAAGTTGAAAATGAATTTGTAGTTGGCTATGGATTAGACTACTTAAATGCATATCGTAATCTACCTTATGTTGGTGTTTTAAAACCAGAAGTTATTCAAGCAAACTTAAACCGTTAA
- a CDS encoding APC family permease — MKRQISFGQALATVVGTVIGGGVFFKIGSISHETGTSSLTLFVWILAGIVSIASGLTVSEIAAALPVTGGSIKYIEYTYGKIWGFLFGWAQMLVYFPANIAALSVIFGQQFVVLFNLPAKYATLIGLLLAIFLMGLNFISTKFSTRMQSVMTILKAIPIALIVIFGLFNSSKVDINLFPLSAGHNTSFWTGLSGGLLAALFAYDGWINVTNLAGEIEKPEKNLSRAIIIGLSAITLIYVLVNYAFLTALPFKEIIGNQNTAYLASLKLFGSLGGKLVTIGILISVYGAINGFMLTGMRIPYTLAKNKMLPFSDKISRTNVNTGVPTLSALIILVVSLIMILLGTFDLLTNMLVFVMWTFTTLISIAVVILRYREPKLERPYVVPWYPIVPIISIGGGLFIVISTVINEFWLSITGIGLTLLGLPIYYYMKKQNNRQ; from the coding sequence TTGAAAAGACAAATTAGCTTTGGTCAAGCCCTAGCTACAGTCGTTGGAACTGTAATTGGTGGGGGCGTTTTTTTCAAAATAGGAAGCATTAGTCATGAAACCGGCACTTCCTCATTAACTCTTTTCGTCTGGATTTTAGCCGGTATTGTTTCCATCGCTTCTGGCCTTACCGTATCTGAAATTGCAGCTGCTCTTCCAGTTACTGGCGGCTCTATCAAGTACATCGAGTATACTTATGGAAAAATTTGGGGCTTTTTATTTGGCTGGGCTCAAATGCTAGTCTATTTCCCTGCCAATATTGCAGCTTTAAGTGTAATATTCGGGCAACAATTTGTTGTTTTATTTAACTTACCTGCTAAATACGCAACTTTAATTGGTCTACTGCTCGCCATCTTTTTAATGGGCTTAAACTTTATTTCTACAAAATTTTCAACCCGAATGCAATCAGTCATGACTATTCTTAAGGCCATCCCAATTGCTTTAATTGTGATTTTCGGTCTTTTTAATTCAAGCAAAGTCGATATTAACTTATTCCCTTTAAGCGCTGGGCATAATACATCTTTTTGGACAGGCTTAAGCGGTGGTTTACTTGCAGCTTTATTTGCTTATGATGGCTGGATTAACGTAACTAATTTAGCTGGTGAAATTGAAAAGCCTGAGAAGAATCTATCAAGAGCTATTATCATCGGTCTATCTGCTATTACTTTAATTTATGTATTGGTCAACTACGCTTTTCTGACTGCTCTTCCTTTTAAAGAAATTATCGGCAATCAAAATACTGCCTATTTAGCTTCGTTAAAACTATTTGGTAGTTTAGGCGGTAAATTAGTTACGATTGGAATTTTAATTTCAGTTTATGGCGCAATTAATGGTTTTATGCTTACGGGAATGAGAATACCTTATACTTTAGCCAAAAATAAGATGTTACCATTTTCTGATAAAATTAGTCGCACTAATGTTAATACAGGTGTACCTACTCTTAGTGCCCTAATTATTCTCGTGGTATCTTTAATAATGATTCTACTAGGAACTTTTGACCTGTTAACTAATATGCTCGTCTTCGTCATGTGGACCTTTACCACCTTAATTTCAATTGCAGTGGTAATTTTGCGCTACCGCGAACCTAAACTAGAACGTCCTTATGTTGTTCCTTGGTATCCGATTGTCCCGATCATCTCAATTGGTGGTGGTTTATTCATTGTGATCAGTACTGTAATTAATGAATTTTGGCTCTCAATAACCGGTATCGGTCTAACGCTATTGGGCCTTCCTATTTATTACTATATGAAAAAACAGAATAATCGCCAATAA
- a CDS encoding GH25 family lysozyme: protein MHRYRHKYTFPSIIILLILAFSGLVWGYFNMRQNTTVPRGSNMSVLGIELDQTKDYIDLHKLEKNGISFVYLRSTQGKSYFDDNYLLYRDQIQGTNLNFGTIIAYSDETSNQEQYQYFLNKVGTNTGSLPVMIVPAASHLTKSYWKRMGVFAQMINNLGKRVMIAGDYRYHNYFPEGTRFLYTGASLKDRRHYAFWCYTQNGRVKNIDNLERNVTMFAYIGTNTQYEQLYGQQGTQ, encoded by the coding sequence ATGCATCGTTATCGACATAAATATACTTTCCCAAGTATTATTATTTTACTCATTCTAGCTTTTTCAGGACTAGTATGGGGATACTTTAATATGAGGCAAAATACAACTGTTCCTCGTGGCTCAAATATGAGTGTATTAGGCATTGAACTAGACCAAACAAAAGATTACATTGATTTACATAAGCTAGAAAAAAATGGTATTTCTTTTGTATATTTGAGGTCAACACAAGGAAAATCTTATTTTGACGATAATTACTTACTTTATCGCGATCAAATTCAAGGAACTAACTTAAACTTTGGTACAATTATTGCTTATAGTGATGAAACGAGTAATCAAGAACAATACCAATACTTTTTGAATAAAGTTGGAACTAACACCGGAAGTTTGCCTGTTATGATTGTGCCAGCTGCTAGTCACTTGACTAAATCATATTGGAAGCGAATGGGAGTTTTTGCTCAAATGATAAATAATCTTGGAAAAAGAGTAATGATAGCTGGTGACTACCGTTATCATAATTATTTTCCAGAGGGAACACGGTTCTTATATACGGGAGCAAGTTTAAAAGATAGACGACACTATGCTTTTTGGTGTTACACTCAAAATGGAAGAGTTAAAAATATAGATAATCTCGAACGGAATGTAACTATGTTTGCTTATATTGGTACTAATACGCAGTACGAGCAATTATATGGTCAGCAAGGAACACAATAG
- a CDS encoding DEAD/DEAH box helicase: MYSNAITQVLEKEHKNKPTLIQKRTYDAIRNGASIVGLAKTGTGKTLAYGLPVMERIAEIGGRGIILEPTTELAIQTRNNLLPYAKSLGLKTIALVGAGNRKRQLERLKKEKPEIIIATPGRFFDFLSENRIKYQDINALVIDEADDILEFTKLDLLSSLGQNLSSTAQILLFGASESEITKDAEDLFNHTFLLIDVRPEQKSEVKHYFLQVSNEYKMQFLQRLAKLDKFKGILFFDSTESEMRFARIFSHSKTKFAVLSNETSKQNREKILSDFRAGRIKFLFATDLAARGLDLPDVSYVINFEIPSEVNTYLHRSGRTGRMNKSGTVVTLGDDHDFRDLKKLLADTYQVQRAYFAGYSLTTEKPKRKKEEPETQEKKVKEIKPKHKKKRWRNKKNKGYHPRKDRREK, from the coding sequence ATGTATTCAAACGCAATTACACAAGTTTTAGAAAAAGAACATAAAAATAAACCAACCTTAATTCAAAAAAGAACATATGATGCTATTCGTAATGGTGCTAGCATCGTAGGCTTAGCTAAGACTGGTACTGGTAAAACTTTAGCTTATGGTTTGCCAGTAATGGAGCGAATTGCCGAAATTGGTGGTCGAGGCATTATTTTAGAACCAACCACTGAACTTGCGATCCAAACCAGAAATAATCTTTTACCTTATGCAAAATCATTAGGTTTAAAAACCATTGCATTAGTTGGAGCAGGAAATAGAAAAAGACAATTAGAACGCTTAAAAAAGGAAAAGCCGGAAATAATAATTGCTACACCAGGAAGATTTTTTGACTTTTTATCAGAGAATCGAATCAAGTATCAAGACATTAATGCTTTGGTGATTGATGAAGCGGATGATATTTTAGAATTCACAAAATTAGATTTACTGAGTTCATTAGGACAAAATTTATCTTCAACTGCTCAAATTTTACTTTTTGGAGCATCAGAGTCAGAAATAACAAAAGATGCCGAAGATTTGTTTAATCATACTTTCTTACTGATTGATGTGCGACCAGAGCAAAAATCTGAAGTTAAACATTACTTTTTACAAGTCTCAAATGAATATAAAATGCAGTTTTTGCAGCGGTTGGCAAAGTTAGATAAGTTTAAGGGTATTCTCTTTTTTGATAGTACAGAAAGTGAAATGAGATTTGCGCGAATTTTTAGTCATAGTAAGACAAAATTTGCTGTTTTAAGTAATGAAACTAGTAAGCAAAATAGAGAAAAGATTCTTAGTGATTTTAGAGCAGGACGAATTAAGTTTTTATTTGCGACTGATTTAGCAGCTCGTGGGTTAGACTTACCTGATGTTAGCTATGTTATTAACTTTGAAATTCCGAGTGAAGTAAATACCTACTTGCATCGGAGCGGTAGAACGGGCCGAATGAATAAATCAGGAACTGTTGTCACTCTTGGGGACGATCATGACTTTAGAGACTTGAAAAAATTACTGGCTGATACTTACCAAGTTCAAAGAGCATATTTTGCAGGCTATAGTTTAACGACTGAAAAACCAAAACGAAAAAAAGAAGAGCCAGAAACTCAAGAGAAGAAAGTAAAGGAAATTAAGCCTAAGCATAAAAAGAAGCGTTGGCGCAATAAGAAAAATAAAGGATATCATCCTCGAAAGGATAGAAGAGAAAAATAA
- a CDS encoding PTS sugar transporter subunit IIC translates to MSSLVKWLETYVLPPASRLAQLRWLVAMRDTFISLLPITMAGSIAMLFNSIIRAAKVQMHWDTFYSLMQPVVAIDNIIWEGTFALFAVYFAISWGYHLAKTYEVNRFAGSVASLVAFAMSISDSVKLHIDGDVVDIKNAFDIKQFSTMGLFTAIIFGCIGTALFITFYKARIRLKVDSSMPHAEWVAFSTLIPILLSIFIVGFVNYAFQRLTGTYFGNWLLTTIQRPLVNLGQGFGVVLLVTFLVQIFWFFGINGISVLTPVMDSLWLTPENINVTAVRNSEHVPYIWVRDSFNVFAWFGGAGGTLVLIIAILMFSKRKDYRTIAKMAVAPGIFNINEPIIFGLPVVFNPVYLIPFVVAPLVNVSLAYWATQAGLVNPVQIFVPTVMPPLIGPFLACNYDWRAIVLALINMVIALLIWMPFVFAADKIAKQDNNQRNFYLPQY, encoded by the coding sequence ATGTCATCTTTAGTTAAATGGCTAGAAACTTATGTTTTGCCACCTGCATCGCGTTTAGCTCAACTACGCTGGCTAGTTGCAATGCGAGATACTTTTATTTCTTTACTGCCAATTACAATGGCCGGTTCAATTGCAATGCTATTTAATAGCATAATTAGAGCAGCTAAAGTACAAATGCATTGGGATACTTTTTATTCTTTAATGCAGCCTGTAGTAGCGATTGACAATATCATTTGGGAAGGTACATTTGCCCTTTTTGCGGTTTATTTTGCAATTTCTTGGGGTTATCACCTAGCTAAGACTTATGAAGTGAACCGATTTGCAGGTTCTGTCGCTTCTTTAGTTGCTTTTGCAATGAGCATTAGTGATTCTGTTAAATTGCACATTGATGGGGATGTAGTTGATATTAAAAATGCTTTTGATATCAAACAATTTTCTACAATGGGGCTATTTACAGCTATTATCTTTGGCTGTATTGGAACAGCATTATTTATTACATTTTATAAGGCTAGAATTAGACTAAAAGTAGATAGTAGTATGCCGCATGCAGAATGGGTTGCATTTAGTACTTTGATCCCGATCCTGCTTTCTATTTTTATTGTAGGTTTTGTTAATTATGCTTTTCAAAGGCTTACAGGAACCTATTTTGGTAATTGGCTGCTTACTACTATTCAAAGACCCTTGGTTAATTTAGGACAGGGCTTTGGAGTTGTTTTATTAGTTACATTTTTGGTTCAGATCTTCTGGTTCTTTGGAATTAACGGGATAAGTGTGCTAACTCCAGTAATGGATTCTTTGTGGTTGACACCAGAAAATATTAATGTTACAGCTGTTAGAAACAGTGAGCATGTTCCTTATATTTGGGTTCGCGACTCTTTTAATGTTTTTGCATGGTTTGGTGGAGCAGGCGGAACTCTGGTATTAATTATTGCCATTTTAATGTTTTCTAAGCGTAAAGATTATCGAACAATAGCAAAGATGGCTGTAGCACCAGGAATTTTTAATATTAATGAACCTATTATTTTCGGTCTGCCAGTTGTTTTTAATCCTGTCTATTTAATTCCGTTTGTTGTAGCTCCTTTAGTAAATGTATCATTAGCTTATTGGGCTACACAGGCTGGTTTAGTTAATCCGGTTCAAATTTTTGTTCCAACTGTAATGCCGCCACTTATTGGACCGTTCTTAGCTTGCAATTATGATTGGCGTGCTATTGTACTGGCTCTCATTAATATGGTAATTGCGCTTCTTATTTGGATGCCGTTTGTTTTTGCGGCAGATAAGATTGCTAAGCAAGATAATAATCAACGGAATTTCTATTTACCTCAATATTAA
- the wecB gene encoding non-hydrolyzing UDP-N-acetylglucosamine 2-epimerase: MNKVKVMTVFGTRPEAIKMAPLVLKLKKDDRFEEITVVSAQHREMLDQVLDIFKIKPDYDFNIMHKNQTLEDITSKVMLDMAKVIKNEQPDIVLVHGDTTTSFAAGLATFYEQTKLGHVEAGLRTWNKYSPFPEEMNRQMTDDLTDLYFAPTKLSKQNLIKENHPADNIYVTGNTAIDALEQTVKEDYHHDVLDEINPDSKIILVTMHRRENQGEPMRRVFKVMKQVVDSHKDVEIIYPVHLSPRVQKVAKEVLSDDPRIHLIKPLDVVDFHNLAKKSYFIMTDSGGVQEEAPSLGKPVLVLRDTTERPEGVAAGTLKLVGTEVEKVRAEMIRLLEDEKAYTEMANAKNPYGDGKAADRIMDAIAYYFDKEHNQKPVDFN; encoded by the coding sequence ATGAATAAAGTAAAAGTAATGACAGTTTTTGGTACTAGACCAGAAGCTATTAAAATGGCACCGTTAGTGTTGAAGCTAAAAAAAGATGATCGTTTTGAAGAGATAACAGTCGTAAGTGCTCAACATCGTGAAATGTTGGATCAGGTTTTAGATATTTTTAAAATTAAACCTGACTATGATTTTAATATCATGCATAAAAATCAAACATTAGAAGATATTACTTCAAAAGTAATGCTTGATATGGCTAAAGTAATAAAAAACGAGCAACCAGACATTGTTTTGGTTCATGGGGATACAACAACTAGCTTTGCGGCTGGCTTAGCAACTTTTTATGAACAAACAAAGTTAGGCCATGTGGAGGCTGGCCTTAGAACCTGGAATAAGTATTCTCCGTTTCCAGAAGAGATGAATCGGCAAATGACTGATGATTTAACTGATTTATATTTTGCACCAACTAAATTAAGCAAACAAAACTTAATTAAAGAAAACCATCCCGCTGATAATATTTATGTGACTGGGAATACTGCCATTGATGCTTTGGAACAGACGGTTAAAGAAGATTATCATCACGATGTTCTGGATGAAATTAACCCAGATAGTAAGATTATTTTAGTTACCATGCACCGCAGAGAGAATCAAGGAGAACCGATGCGACGCGTCTTTAAAGTTATGAAACAGGTAGTTGATAGTCATAAAGACGTTGAAATTATCTATCCGGTTCATCTGTCTCCACGTGTACAAAAGGTAGCTAAAGAGGTATTAAGTGACGATCCGCGAATTCACTTGATTAAACCCCTAGATGTAGTTGATTTTCATAATTTAGCTAAAAAAAGCTACTTTATTATGACTGATTCGGGTGGAGTTCAAGAAGAAGCTCCTTCTCTAGGTAAGCCAGTATTAGTTTTACGTGATACAACTGAGCGTCCTGAAGGGGTAGCAGCTGGAACTTTAAAACTTGTAGGAACCGAAGTAGAGAAGGTTCGTGCTGAAATGATACGGTTACTTGAAGATGAAAAAGCTTATACTGAAATGGCAAATGCGAAAAATCCATATGGGGATGGAAAAGCAGCTGATCGGATTATGGATGCAATTGCTTACTATTTTGACAAGGAACATAATCAAAAACCAGTTGATTTTAACTAA
- a CDS encoding GtrA family protein — protein sequence MAKNHPKRKGQKITQEQLRELGSKLVARHRNFYVYVIFGFLAALINIACFLLLHNIWKMPVIYANTIAFIISNLASFSFNKHGVFIQNVDKNHGVVYQICLFFIYRVISLVPDNLIMLVGISWLHWNAFFVKIIDQILVGIFNYLTTKSIFLNTSGKFAKKFKDYFNKK from the coding sequence ATGGCTAAAAATCACCCTAAAAGGAAGGGGCAAAAGATTACTCAAGAGCAGTTGAGAGAACTCGGGAGTAAATTGGTTGCGAGACACCGAAATTTTTATGTTTATGTTATCTTCGGTTTTCTAGCAGCCCTTATTAATATTGCCTGCTTTCTTTTATTGCATAATATTTGGAAAATGCCTGTGATTTATGCCAACACAATCGCATTTATTATTTCTAATTTAGCCTCTTTTTCTTTTAATAAACATGGTGTATTCATTCAAAATGTCGATAAAAATCATGGAGTAGTTTACCAAATTTGTTTATTCTTTATTTACCGAGTCATTAGTTTAGTCCCGGATAACTTAATTATGCTAGTTGGTATTTCTTGGCTTCATTGGAATGCATTTTTTGTAAAAATAATCGATCAAATTTTAGTAGGTATTTTCAACTATTTAACTACCAAATCAATTTTTCTTAATACTAGTGGTAAATTCGCTAAAAAATTTAAAGACTACTTTAATAAAAAGTGA
- a CDS encoding flavodoxin — protein sequence MKAQIVFASMTGNDEDMAEILEENLQDAGFDVENIDVSFADASSYLDADLCVMVTYTYGEGVMTDELKDFYDQLITLDLSGKKFAVMGSGDKTYKDHYCENVDDFEKAFIKCGAIEAAKPVKIENAVDDEDIALIDQATEEIVEAFNG from the coding sequence ATGAAAGCACAAATTGTCTTTGCCAGCATGACTGGTAATGATGAAGATATGGCAGAAATTTTAGAAGAAAACTTACAAGATGCAGGTTTTGACGTAGAAAATATTGACGTCAGTTTTGCAGATGCTAGCTCTTATCTTGATGCTGACCTTTGCGTGATGGTTACTTATACATATGGCGAAGGCGTGATGACTGATGAATTAAAAGACTTTTATGACCAACTGATCACACTTGACCTATCCGGTAAAAAATTTGCTGTAATGGGTTCAGGAGACAAGACCTATAAAGATCACTATTGTGAAAATGTAGATGATTTTGAAAAAGCATTTATTAAATGTGGCGCTATTGAAGCAGCAAAACCAGTTAAAATAGAAAATGCAGTCGATGATGAAGACATTGCCTTAATTGATCAAGCTACTGAAGAAATAGTTGAGGCATTTAATGGCTAA
- the map gene encoding type I methionyl aminopeptidase — protein sequence MITIKSKRELQGMQKSGRVLAAMFEGLRDVIKPGISTWEIEEFAQDFMKKHGGRLSEQGFEGYKYGTCISVNDEIAHAIPRKDKILKEGDLVSVDVTCNVDGYETDSCTTYGVGEISAEDKKLMDVTKKAMYMGIDQAVVGNRIGDIGSVIQNYVEDENGYGDVRELVGHGIQPSIHEDPEVPHWGKAGHGLRLREGMTITVEPMVEAGGDWRIEQKTVSDPNDDWVYYATPDGSKAAQFEHTFAITPDGPKILTLQKPYDGYEKYLPHFLDED from the coding sequence ATGATAACAATTAAATCAAAGCGCGAGTTGCAAGGGATGCAAAAATCTGGTCGCGTTTTAGCAGCTATGTTTGAAGGTTTACGTGATGTTATTAAACCTGGAATTTCAACTTGGGAAATTGAAGAATTTGCTCAAGATTTTATGAAAAAACATGGTGGGCGTCTTTCAGAACAAGGTTTTGAAGGATATAAGTATGGAACTTGTATTAGTGTAAACGATGAAATTGCTCATGCGATTCCTAGAAAAGATAAGATCCTAAAAGAGGGTGACTTAGTCAGCGTTGACGTTACTTGCAACGTTGATGGCTATGAAACTGATTCATGTACTACTTATGGTGTTGGTGAAATTTCTGCCGAAGACAAAAAATTAATGGACGTTACTAAGAAAGCAATGTACATGGGAATTGATCAAGCGGTTGTTGGAAATCGTATTGGTGATATTGGTAGCGTTATTCAAAATTATGTTGAAGATGAAAATGGCTATGGTGATGTACGTGAACTTGTAGGCCATGGTATTCAACCATCAATCCACGAAGATCCAGAAGTTCCTCACTGGGGTAAGGCAGGTCATGGTCTGCGTTTACGCGAAGGAATGACTATTACAGTTGAACCAATGGTTGAAGCTGGTGGAGACTGGAGAATCGAACAAAAAACTGTATCAGATCCTAATGATGATTGGGTTTACTATGCAACTCCAGATGGTTCGAAGGCAGCTCAATTTGAACATACTTTTGCAATTACTCCAGATGGACCAAAGATCTTAACTTTGCAAAAGCCATATGATGGCTATGAAAAATATCTTCCTCACTTTTTAGATGAAGATTAA